The window gacattggaaaagctctagcaaacgaactatacgatcttgtgctatgcttaggattgggtcttgtccatcacatcattctcctaatgatgtgatcttgttatcaatgacatccaatgtccatagtcaggaaaccatgactatctgttgatcaacgagctagtcaactagaggcttactagggacatgttggtgtctatgtattcacacatgtattacgatttccggataacacaattatagcatgaataaaagacaattatcatgaacaaggaaatataataataatccttttattattgcctctagggcatatttccaacaaaaatgtcccgaaaataaaattcctcagaatgacatgccaatttaatatgattttttcgggaatatttgaggatttactgtgcaaaaattaccacggggggagctgccacctggccacgagggtggatggcgcgcccccctgcctcgtgggcccacggtggccctcctccacttattcctgcacccatcttcttcctcttcctcccacaaacacgaaaaaccaactcaagcacgagttccagccctctttgctgtgatttttgatctccttgctcaaagcacctctcacaaaactgcttggggagattgttccttggtatgtgactcctccattggtccaattagtttttgttctagtgctttattcattgcaaatttgtgccgcaaaggtgaccatgttcttgagcttgcatgtcaaatttatatggttccaagtagttctaatgcttgatataggctctagacacttgtaggagtagttgctatcatttttattcaagttggttcacttttgtttgaagttactaaaaatttcagaaatttttcagagaaaagcaatatgtttaggaagatgttccaaggtggttcttcaaagaagcaaggacccaggcttgctatgcgtgatgctgacgaggaaccaccaagagacgctccagtgcggccttgcgaatggccatcggaaaactttatggatcgtgcaggaattaaagaagaatttaacgcatatttgcgtaatgccggtcttgaggattttgaggcagacaaatgcccccaatatcatgatctcacaagttcatttgtgaggaggtttgagtattcatcttcccgtaattctccttcagtcatgtttgatctttacgacaaatcttataccatggacttagaggatttcacttttgcttgcaaacttccatcatggggtagtgttagggatccccctaaatctgaatttagaaactttcttgctagtataactgtaggggaatctagagatataacacaagctacaatagggagcattcactttcctgctatacattattttgctctcttcatcggtagatgcataaatgctaaggatgaagcatgtcacatgtgtgtccctgaccttagcattctcaggagtgctgtgttaggagaccaatcttatcatatgggagccattgtagctcgtaggttgcatcataatagatataatggagatatctttggaggaatttatgcaacccgcttagctaattttcttgagatagacattcgtgagggagaTGCGGAGTTGCCTCctacatatttagattataactctatggcttcacattagtttgtcgagaggcctgaatcacctctcttatatcgtttaatttttaacAAATGgcatgttgtccgtattactctccctgctcctgccttctttgattaccaggcaaatgggagatatactattaccaaagaggaggcagatgagtacgagaggagggcggaggcagcctggcgccacgctgcagctcaggaggcgatagtcgctgcatcacagtatgaccccagctacacctacgggtatccactaggctatccctggcaataaaccaacttagccaaaagcctaagcttggggagtacgtatttctcaccgacattacatttatgttcacacacactcattgctagatgtcggtgctcatactctttcaccgtaatatccatgcaagtttattttctttttcctacttTCTTCTCGTGTGCTTGTTAAacattaagaaaaaccaaaaaaatagtagtagtttacttttctgctgtagtagtagtaattaaaaagaaaaacccaaaaatatttcccgttcttcttttgcttgttgggagctttcccgtgtaaatagttttatttcttttcttttctttgggggtcagtaggagaagaccatgattaaattgttgaagtggctcttatatgcattattgttgaattaacccagagcccatattgccttgtcttctcctgtttattgaatgctcacagattccagcttagtccaatgcacgtgcactcttattattattcgtatcgttcggtcgtgcaagtgaaaggcaattatgatgatatatgatggactgactgagatgagaaaaactggtatgaactcgacctcttttgtttttgtaaatatgatgagttcatcattcttaattcagcttgttatgaataaacatgtttgcaatgacaattagagatcatagttacttgtgccatgcttgattagctatgagttataatggtttaccttgcatgccaacatgctattgagatggttatgatgtggtatgatggggtggtatcctcctttgaatgatttaagtgacttgacttggcacatgttcacgcatgtagttgaaacaaatcaacatagccttcacgatatttatgttcatggtggattatatcctgctcatgcttgcatccaatgtttattaattttaatgcatgtacatggctgttggcgctctctagttggtcgcttcccagtcttttgctagccttcacctgtactaagcgggaatactgcttgtgcatccaatcccttaaaccccaaagttattccagatgagtccatcataccttcctatatgtggtatctacctgccgtttcaagtaaatttgtatgtgccaaactccaaaccttcaaatgaacattttgttttgtatgctcgaatagctcatgtatcaaccaaggctgcccttatcttccatgttaggcgggttattctcaagaggagtgaactccgctcctcactcacgagaaaatggctggtcaccgggatgcccaatcccatgctttatgcaaactaaatcaaaattaattgcaaacaaaactctcccTGGGACCTGatatatgttggaggcactcgttgtttcgagcaagccatggattgatgcttgttggtggagggggagtataaactttaccattctgtttgtgaaccgcctataatgtgtgtagcatggaagatatcgccatctcttagttgttatgttgacaatgaaagtataccgctcaaaatataatttatctctatttcaaaaccgagctctggcacctctacaaatccctgcttccctctgcgaagggcctatctatttagttttatgttgagtcatcaccctcttattaaaaagcactagctggagagtgcagctgtcatttgcattcatcactattaatctatattgggtgtgactatgattggatctcttttaccatgaattacaatgtctagtcagtccttgatctttaaaggtgctctgcatttatgttttgcggtctcagaaagggctagcgagataccatcttgttatatcatattatgattgttttgtgaaagtgttgtcatccgagatttattattatggctcgctagttgattatgctattgatatgagtaattgtgagacctgagaattattgcgaaTGTggctagttataatctttgctgaaaacttgaatgctggcttgacatatttacaacaacaagagcaaacagagtttgtaaaagtttttctttatttctttcagtttgtcaactgaattgcttgaggacaagcaagggtttaagcttgggggagttgatacgtctccatcgtatctatttttccaaacacttttgcccttgttttggactctaacttgtatgatttgaatggaactaacccggactgacactgtttttagcataattgccatgatgttgttttatgtgcagaaaacaaaagttctcgaaatgacctgaaactccacggaataccttacaataaaaaaataaaaaatcctcgccaaagatgaaggccagggggcccacaccctgtccacgagggtggggcacccccctagggcgtgcccccctacctcgtgggccccctggacaccttccgacgccaactccaactctatatattggctttcggggagaaaaaaatagggcagaagaaatcatcgcgttttacgatacggagccgccgccaagccctaaaacctctcgggagggctggtctggagtccgttcggggctccggagagggggattcatcgccgtcgtcatcatcaaccatcctccatcaccaatttcatgatgatcaccgccgtgcgtgagtagttccatcgtaggcttgctggacggtgatgggttggatgagatttatcatgtaatcgagttagttttgttagggtttgatccctagtatccactatgttctgagattgatgttgctatgactttgctatgcttcatgcttgtcactagggcccgagtgccatgatttcagatctgaacctattatgttttcatgaatatatgtgagttcttgatcctatcttgcaagtctatagtcacctactatgtgttatgatccggcaaccccgaagtgacaataatcgggaccactcccggtgatgaccatagtttgaggagttcatgtattcactatgtgctaatgctttattccggttctctattaaaaggaggccttaatatcccttagtttccattaggaccccgctgccacgggagggtaggacaaaagatggcatgcaagttcttttccataagcatgtatgactatattcggaatacatgcctacattacattgatgaatttgagctagttctgtgtcaccctatgttatgactgttacatgatgaaccgcatccggcataattatccatcactgatccggtgcctacgagttttccatatactggtttatgcttatttactttcccgttgctactgttacaatcactacaaaataccaaaaatattactttgctttctttactcttttgttaccgctaccaccactatcatattactttgctactaaacactttgctgcagatactaagtttccaggtgtggttgaattgacaactcagctgctaatacttgagaatattctttggctccccttgtgtcgaatcaataaatttgggttaaatactctaccctcgaaaacggttgcgatcccctatacttgtgggttatcaggatgcACAAGACGGAGACCTGAGTGACCAAACAAATTGACCACCCTCCTAAGCCGGTTTCCAAGATGAAATTCTCACGCCTCGGGGCTGCACCAATGTGTCGACCGGCGATGAGAAGACCCAGCACAATGAACCGGTTGAATTATTGATGGGCTTTGGCCCCATGACtcaattattttctgaaaaatcttCAAGACTCCTTTTGTGGTGTCTGTGAAATAGCATCTCGGAGGCCCATTTTGCGGTGTTACGACGGGGAGTTTAATTGTCCCACCCTAAGAGTGAAGGAGAGTTCGGACCAACATATAAGGAATTCTAATTCACATCTCATTGGAGCATGAGAAGAGAAGTGGCACGTACCTACTCCTCCTCCGTCTCCCGCCTAGCCACGCCTTCGGGCGTGACATGTCTCGTGAATGAGTCGAGTCGAGCTAACTAAGCTTGCAACTGTCGTTCCTCTTGTTGTTGATGCTTACGACTACTCCCTCTCGGAGAGCAGGCATTCGGAAAGAAGGGTTATACATTCAACGAGGTTGTGTGCTTCCGTCTGTCTACATCCATGATTTTTACTACTTCACTGATCACGTCATGGTTGACATTAGCGATGCCGTGAAGAATGCACGCGTCACTGCAACCCTCACTTTTCCGACCATGGGGTATGATCTATCGCTCACCCCACTTTTACTAGTTCATGGATGTGCATGTTCTTTGCTTAGAATGCGTTCAGTTTGAAAACAATACTCATTTAAAAAATGCTTAGTATGTGTTTGAAGTAGGACATTAATCTTCATAGCACTATCGTCATGTGTTGCATATGAATTAAATTGATCAAAATATCTCTATAACACTAAGCTCCCTAATTTTAAATAGCCCACATTCAATTAAGGTCTCCAATTGGGATTGGGTCACCCAACTTTGAccaggtcaacaatttctcaaaactATCCCATTCAATTCTTTTATACTACACACTATACTTCGTAATTTTTAAGGCCTCGCAATTAATTGAAATCTTCAATTTAGAATTGAGTCAGCATGATTTTGACCAGGTCAACAATTTCATAACTCTTTCAATTATTTTACTTCACTATGTTTCCATTTTGAAGCTCTTTCATTcaattaaggtattcaattttgGATTTGGTTTACGATTTTGACCAGGCCAACGCTTTTTTAAATCAATCAGCAGCAATCGGCCTATAAAATAGTATCACTCCCATGCACCCTCCCACCACCTAGAAGAAAGAAGCGTCACCATGTGATACTGTATCACAAATATAGTATATGCAGTCATCGACACAAAAATTTCCCCACATAAATATACGTTGGTTAGCAGATGACATAGAACCACACCACAAAGGCCTATAAAATCACCAcattttaaataaaaataaaacacactCCATAATCTCCCACCCGCCAGAAGAAATATTTCATTAGTTCCACAATATAAAGGGTATTAGTTTTTTgaaagtcaaatttctttaacCTTGACCAAGTTCAAagcaaaaaatattaacatctacaatatTAAACAAAAAAGTGTGGAAAttcatctcatgatgaatctaatcatACCGATTTGATACTATggattttgatatatttctctacaaatttgatGAAACTTAAATGGTTTGACTTTTAAAAAAACAATACACTTATATTTTGAAACAAAGcgagtaatttttttaagaaatccaACAACACCAACGCTGCAGCAAAGCGCACCCAACCTTTCTAGTATATCCAGTGGCGGAGCCAGTACCCGGTGACCTGGGGCAGCTGCCCGGGCTCACTGGCGAACAGGCATATAATATAAGCTACGACTCATGTAATTATCAGCTCCATTAACCGTGATCTGCCCGGGCAAATATTTCATGGGCCTCACTTGGTGCTGTTGTGCCCATGGCTGCACAACTCTTCAAATAAACGCAATACGCAAGGTCTGGCTCAGATTGTAGGGCAAGTCGCCGGCCAAACCATGTCCCCTCCTCTCTTGCTCGTCGTCTCTCTCCTATCTCTCGATAGATTACGACAGTTCGAGTCACTCTGTGGAAAGCGTCGGTGATTCATTGAGCTCGGGCGCAGTTCCTCCTAGCGGAAAAGGCGGCAATCGACAACGCCTCCTCTCAACCATTTGTGCCCACTTGTTAGGCGACGAATTCCGGGATTGATGCCTTGATTTCAAGGTCAATGGTCATGCTTAGTCCCAACACGCGTACACACAAATTTGTGGCATCATATTTCACTCTTCATTTTTTGGGGATTCTTTCAATATCGATTTTGTAAAGTGATATAGAAAATTGGAGATTCCATTGTTGATCGAACTGAGCAGGTTAATTGAAGAAAAGTCACTCTTCACTTTGCTCATGTATTGCTTCTTATTGACTCCTCTGGCCTGACCATTGTTAGTGCCTAGCTTTGTTATTATTGTTGTTAACAACATCCGTTTAGAGAGCTTTCTCCAAAATGAAAAATATCAAGTCTAATTGTGCAGAAAGATCAATGAGGGCTGGTTCAATCACTTGATCATAAGCTACAATGAACTTGGAATCTTTATATCACTCGATGATTTCAAGCAATGAAAACTCGAAAAGGGATTTTACAAAGGCTATGAGTTATTGTATTTGGTTTTAGTTATTATTATTAAAATTATGTGCATTGTCAATACAATATCGGTTGAAACTATTGCAAATTAAAAATTCTTTATTTTAGTGCATATATTGTTTTTGGCGATAACTAGTTTAGTGTTTATAGTTGCATAATATAttctatacctaataataaagggaCTATTGCATCTTGCTGTACGTCGGGAAAATTGTTCCCAAAGTTGCAAAATATTATCCACCAATGTGGTGGAGAAGTAATAAAAAACGTTTCGCACAGGGGAATCCCCCGCCTGGGCTGGCCCATGCAATAGGGACCTCCTATACTGCGCTCTGCTTGCTGGGAGAAGACGCGGTGCTCCCATTTGGACCGGCCCATGTCTGGCAACCTATTTTCTAAAtttcattattattttttattcttctttttttccttaaattgggacttcaaaaaagttaaaaaattaaaaaaatgataatTGTGAAATAAATGTTTAAACAACTAGTAAAACGTTTGtggtttcaaaaaaatgttcgcaattttataaataaatatgtccttattcaaaaaatgttcgaaatTATCCAAAAAAATGTTCGAAaaatgaaaaaatattcatgattttttaaaagttgtgtattaaaaatgttaatgaaattgaacaaaattttgtcaatccaaaaaatgttcatgaatgaaaaaatatcctaaaaataCAAAAAAGTTCGTGACTTACAAAATAGGttattcattcataaaatgttcgttgattcaaaaactattagttgataaaataaatattcatgaattcaaaatttgtttcaCCAATTTCGTCAATTCTAGAAATGTTCACCAATtcaagattttttttaaaatattcacaattttataaaaaagTTTGTAAAAATTCTAAAATTTTAATGAATTAAAGAAATGTTcttgatttttggaaatgtttgaaAATTTGTAAAAGCGTTCATGAAAAAATGTTTGCAACTTCAAATATATTTatgagtttaaaaaatgttcatgatttcttgaAATTATgagtgatagtgtatctcggtGATGTAGCAAAATGTATCATGACCATTGGAGATTATGATATTTTTTTTCTTCCGTtgtaacgcacgggcccttttgctagtatgtATCAAAATATTTGGTTGCGGTTAGTACTTTTAGTTAGCTTGCAGTCCACCCCAGCTCCTAATTTTTCCTGGCTCCGCCATTGAATGTCTCCAAAGGCACCCACTATGACACTGGTTGATCTGCACCCTCGAGAGACCTCACTTACTCGAGATTTTGGATGAACATCGGAACAAATTATATAGTCGTTTTCGTGCATGGTCTAGACTAATACAATTAGCAAGGGCTTACAAGAGGGACAAACATACAACAATCATCCTTAGAGGACACATATATTACATAGGGTGTGGCTTTTTTCCCCAATGTTATTCAAGAAGGAGAATCTTGGCAATGCCATATATTAGCAGTGAGCCACATCATCCGGGTGCCTCGACAAAACCAATTGTTTCTTAAAATAAATTTGGGAGTGGACTCACATTACGAAATGTTTCTGGCTCCTCAAAATTTTCCAATCGTCCTGATAGAAAAGCGGCGACAGCAGCGTGTCGACAAATCGTTCTGACAACAGCAGTGGTTGTTCGGTGGTTCAAAAATCTCGATGTAGTTTTAATCATATTTGATGTGGCATGTAGTACTTGTGATAAAGCTGTTATAATAGATCGGGTCAAAGATATAGTGACAAATAATGTTTTCAAAATACACATGCGCCTAGCGTTGGAGAAAAAATAAATACAGAGCGCTAGGCTGCTAGCCGGGAGCTGACCCTAGATAACGTCCTGCCAGAGAACTCGGCGCCCCCACCGGACTCCCCACGCGCAAAGCAGAGAGAGAATCCATCCCAAACCCCAGCGACGACCATGACTCCCcaagccctcctcctcctcctcctcctcgtcgccgccgccgtcgccgtcgccgccgcgtccGCGGCCCCGGAGAACGGCGCGGCGAACGACCTGCTCCCCAAGTACGGACTCCCGAAGGGCCTCATCCCGGACTCGGTCAGCTCCTACACCTTCGACGAGGCCACGGGCGACTTCGAGATCCACCTCGCGGGCACCTGCTACGTCCGCTTCGGCGACCACCTCGTCTACTACGAGAAGGCCCTCCGCGGCTGCCTCTCCAAGGGGCGGATCACCGGCCTCGCCGGCATCCAGGCCAAGAAGCTCTTCCTCTGGGTCTCCGTCTCCGGCATCGTGGCGCACCCCGAGGAGGGCACACTCGAGTTCCAGGTCGGCTTCGTCTCCGAGGAGCTCTCCGCCTCGCTCTTCGACCGGGTGCCCGCCTGCGGCGCCAGCGCCGGCGCGCAGCTCCGCGGCGTCGCCGGGGTCATCCAGGAGCTCGGCCTGCTCCCCGTTGCAGAGGTATGGGGTCGGGATTCAGTCACTTTTTAGCGCTCCGCTGTTTGAATTAGGCGCCTCGTGTTGTTTCGCCATGAATTACATGGCTGGTACAGACTTTGGAATCGGATCAGTATACTTGTTGTTTGGTGCTGCTTGATATCATGACATGTGCACTTTGAACCCTGGATAGCCAATTTACTCTGGCATAGATTGCGCGCTAGAATCCAGTAGATGTTTCATTCCTAGCATTGCTTAGTTTTGGTCTGGAATTTTTAGGACGGTTGTGATTGGGGTGAGAACATTTAGTCGTGGTGGCACATACAATTTGGTGGTGTGGGGGCATGTCTTATTGTTTTGTTTTGATGATTGAGTGAAGCTGGTGTCAACCTCCTCTAATCAGTGATCACCAGGTGATTAAAATATATCAAGGATTTTTAGCGTGTATGAACAGTTTATGTTCTTTCCATATGATACTTCACCTACTGCAACCACACCCAACAACTAATCTAGCAGCATGTCAACTTAGCTCACATCACTTCGTGCCACAACGTAACACCCGACCTGCATCGTAAGTTCCTAACCCGGAGTCATGTCTTACTAAAATGTGGTGCCTGTTGTCAAAATTAAAGGAGAGGGAACACCTTTCTTTGTTGGTGTTCAGGACTATAGTTGCCCTTGGCAGCAGCAATTTTGAAAGGGTTCATTTGTTAAGTAATGGTAACAGAGGGAAGAGGGAACCTCTTTCTTTACTTAATCCCGTTTATAAAAAAGAAAAACCTTATTTGTCCTTATTATGCACCACCAGAAGTACCCTGGTTTTGATATGTACCACTAAAAGACACTGGATTGCCTTAATAGCACCAACAGTTCGCAATCCTCTTAAACGTGCCATTCTATAGTAGTCTGTTAATGGACtatctatttttttgtttttgttgaaAAGGTTGGACTATCTGATTTCCCTCTGGAGAACAGAAGAAAAATGATCCGCTgtattttactccctccgtcccaaaataagtgtcttaagcttagtacaactttgtactatagtgagacacttattttgggacggagggagtatttccctTCTCTCCCATTCTTTTCTTCGTCCTGATCCTGTTTCTGCTCTCTACCATATCTACTCTTGAAACCGCCACCATTGACCTGAGATAGCACTGCAGCCATAAAACCTGCATTGTGAATCTCTAATCTTGCGCGTCTCTCGTGGCCCAACTCAGTATTGTCCGCTGGAGACCCTATTAGGCAGCGAGTCAACAATATCCACTGCTGGTGACCATCAACGGCATCATTAGTGACCGTCTGGCAGCATGCGTTGGATGCATTTCTTTCCTTATCTGTGGCAAATTGTGATGTATGTCCCAGTCTTGTGTCTAATATCGGTTGTAGTCCAGTAACTATGTCCTGTGCAGGGTGACGCTTTatgacctactccctccgtccgaaaaagcttgtccctcaaatgaatgtatctagcaccaagttagtactagatacatccatttgagagacaagcttgggacaagctttttcggacggagggagtaattcttGAGTATTGACACTATGCACTTAATTCACACAAAAAATGGTCATAGAATAAAATCAAATcttccatgcatgtttgaacaaacaACACTTCCGTCCACTACACCAACTTCCCTTGGACCTACAAGTGGTACGCCCCATCTTTTGCAACACTGCAAGTCTCAAGAGGCATGAGCTAAAGGGTTAAGGTGTGTGGGAGGGAGGGTCAACATGAAGAGCGTGTGCAACATGTATCATGACTTCATAACGGAGAAGTCGCTTGGCAGATGATTGGGAATCCTGTGGAGGCACGTCGAGATGCATGATGTGGTCAGTGAGGCTTTGTGGCAAGGAGGTGGTGCAAACTAGCAAGCGGCAGTCCCACTCGCAAAAATGTACCCGTATCGCAATATCATATGCCTGTGAACCTGTGATCCTGCGCGCTGCTCAAGGGTGAAAGAAGAGGGAACATTGTAGTGAGGACTTTCTAGAGGTCTTCTTGTGGTACACCAATACTAAGAATTT is drawn from Triticum dicoccoides isolate Atlit2015 ecotype Zavitan chromosome 4A, WEW_v2.0, whole genome shotgun sequence and contains these coding sequences:
- the LOC119287013 gene encoding uncharacterized protein LOC119287013, which gives rise to MTPQALLLLLLLVAAAVAVAAASAAPENGAANDLLPKYGLPKGLIPDSVSSYTFDEATGDFEIHLAGTCYVRFGDHLVYYEKALRGCLSKGRITGLAGIQAKKLFLWVSVSGIVAHPEEGTLEFQVGFVSEELSASLFDRVPACGASAGAQLRGVAGVIQELGLLPVAEA